The Filimonas lacunae genomic sequence CTTCTGCCTGCAAAAACCGGTAGATTCTGTTTTTGGCCACCCTGCTTTTGTTTACGCGGGTAAGCACCGAACGGAAGTAAAAGCTCAATGCCTGTATCTTATTCAAATCGTCTGCGGCAAAACGCTCAAGGTAATTGGTAGCAAACAATTGCATTTTTTCGCTGGGGTGCTGGCTTAGTTTCAGCAAATATGTTTCGCCATCTTCCAAAGTAAAGAAGCGGGTGATCAGCTCGCGGCCATAGGCTTCTATCGCGGGCTTTACCGAATCGGCCAGTGCTATCAACGCTTCTGCACTCCAGTCCTCGGCCCTGAACTGCTCTTTAAAATATTGCATGGCAAACGCGCGGGTATCATCCCACTTGCTTTCCAGCAGCTTAATGCTGCTTTCTTTTTCGTAACGCATACGTGGTACATGCTGCTGATATAAACGCCAGCACCATTCGCGCACTGCCAGGTTTTCGTGGCTGCCTAATGCTACTATCTGTAAAATGGTTAACTGTTCGGGATCGGTATATTTTTCCAATATCACTGCCCCCAGCGTTTGCGCAGGTGCATAGTTGGAATACAGCAGGTTGAGCGCGGTGGTTTTATCTACCTGTTGTAAAAAGCCGCTTAACTGGTTGCACAATACATGGCTTAAAGCCATGTGCATGCCTTCGCTGGTTTCTTTACGCAACAGGTAAGGCAATAACATGCCCGCTGCCTTATTGCCAAAAGCGGCATCCGCTGCTGCCAGCCGGCCTGCTATAGCGTGTGCTTTTGTTCTTACTTCGGGCAGGGTGCTTAAACAAGCCAGCAATAGCAGCTCCTGCTTTTGCAGCAGCCCCTCATTACTCATGCCATCCAGTAAACGCAGCGCTTCTTCGCGCACGGCTATATGTGTATGTGTAAGTAGTTCGTGTATAAAAGTATCGGGTAAGGTATCGGGCTGTGCAGCCAGCTGTGGAGTTTGCAATAAGCGCAAACCAAACAATACCGTGACAGCTGCTTTATGCTGCAACAGATCGGCCACTACTGCTACGGCTACTCCACCCAGTTCTTGACTCAATAAAGCAAAACAATTATCCAGCGTTTGTTGACTTATCGCTTTCGCTTCTGTGCCCTCTTCGGGAAGGCTTGCCATATACGCCACCAGCTTTCCGGCCACCACCTGCTTCACTTTTTCGTCTATAATGGCGGTTTGTAAAAACGTTTTACCCCAATTGCTTACTTTTTCATCAGGGGCCAGCAACAGGTCCAGTATACTCTCCGCATCAGACAATAGCACGCTTTTGTAGGCATTGGCCCATTCCATACCCTTATCACGCGCTGCTTCGTTTACACTGTTTAATAACGCAGCGATAATAGCAGCATCCGGAATTGTATTGCTGTATTTTTCTATTACTACCGATAAACCAAATGCTGCGGGCTGTGCAAAACGGGAAAATACCAATTGCCTGCATGCCTGCACATCTAACCGTGCTTTAATAGCATCGCGCTGTGGATGTACGTCCAGGTTTTCAATAGCAAACTGGTGCACTTCATCCATCTGCGCCTGCATCAGCAATTGAATATAGGCTTGTGGCATGGCATTCCATAAATGCAGGAATGGCGTGCCGTTGGGGTTGGGTACCACTGCCTGCTCTATCACCGCTTCTGGTGGAACAGTTGCATCGGAAGCAGGCTTTTTATTGCCAAACAGGTTTACCAGTTTTTTAAGTATGCCACCTGAACCAGCACCAGGCTGATTGCCGGAAGTATTTTTAGGTGTGAGTGGTGCAGGCACTTTATCACTCATCTTCCACTTATGGCTGGTGGTTAGCTCTATGGCAGGATGATCGCCGCTTAATATCTGGTGCAGGTAAATAGCCTGTGCATTACTCGGGTGGCGTGTTTCCACCCTTTCGTACCGGCCGTTACGCCATGTATAATCGTAAGTGCTGTGATACAGTTGAAAGTCAGATGCACGGTTATAAGAGATGAGAATAGCGGTAGCCAGCTTTACATAATCTGCATTGCCGGTATTACCCAGCATATCCAAACGGCGCAAAGTGCGGCGATGTAAATACCAGCGGGTTCTGCTGGAATAAGCTATGCGGCTATCGGCCTTTTTAAATTCTTTTCCAGGTACTATCCATTCCCCTGCATCAGCCACATACACATCGTGCTTAGCAGCTTGTTTGGCAGTAAGGTAGTGTGCAAACATTTCTTTTTCCCGCTCTACACGGCACGATAACATACCCAGCAATTCAAAATCGTTGAGCAATTCGGCCAGCTTATACACCGAGCGCACCTGCTTAAACCAGGATGGTTTTAACGCGATGGATTGCAATAGGTTTTTCACCAGGGGCTTTAACCACTGCTGTTCGGTAGATACCAGGTACAACAGGGTTGCCCATTTATAATCGGTTTGTTTTTGTGCAATGCGCTCGTGCAACAAAGCTTGCAGCTGTTTTGCCTGCTCTGGGCTTACCAGTGGCTTAAACGCTTCGGGTAATGCCTGTATATACGATTGCAGGTGTTGCTGCTTATCGGCCCCTTCAAGCAATAGCAGTAAACCGGCGCCTGCCATTTTCGATGGCAGTGTGCTGCCATGCTGGTAAATAGTTTGCAAAGCCGGAATAGCCGCCGGTTGCTTACTGCGCGCCAATGCCCAAGCACAGCAATACTGCTGCATGGGATTGCCGGAGTTGTATAGTTGAATGAGATAAGGAATGCCTTCGGAAATGCGGTATTCGCCTGCTTTCCAGATAACACGCGATGCAGCCCAGTTGCGGGCCTGCCCCGAAGGTGCTCCGGTAACAATGCTGTGCAGGCGGCGCAGGATGGCTTTTTCCCTGCTGGCTGGTAAGTGGCTAAAGCTGGCAGCGGCATCTATGGGCGTTTCTTCCAGCTTCACCGCAGCCATAGTGGCTTTAGGTGTTACCGGACCGCCCTCTGTTGCCGAGTAGCCTTTGTTCATCTTCTCTGTTACCAGGGCATCATATATCTTTTCTGCCTCGGCCAGTGCAACGGGTATAGCGGTTTTGGTGCCTTCCTTTAGTTGCGCCCCTCTTTTACCATACCGGAAGTTAACTACGTATCTTTCTCCTCCGGTATCGCAAAGGGTTATTTCGTATACTTTATCAGAATTTCCTTCTTTAAAATACAGTGTGGTTTGCTTAACAAGACGCATTCGTTTCCCAGGTTGTGACCGGGAAGATATAACAAATTATCCCTATAACAGTGACGCAATAGGGAAATTGTATTACCACAATTGTGGGAAATAAATTTTGATTTATTCCACCGCCTTACTGGCTGCACCTTGCTGCCTTCCTGCATGTTGATGTCCACTACCACTACCGGATGAAGCTCTTCTGTTGCCGCCACCACTGTATGGACGCTTCCTGTTATTATTGCTATTACCAGAACGTGCCCCCTGTTGCTGGCGTGGGCCCCTGTTGCCGCCGGCGCCACGTGGTCCGGGAGGATGTGCGCTTTCTTTCAGGTGAAAAGGATGATCGGCTACCAGTGGAATATTCTGGTTAGTAACCTTATTAATTAAACGAAGGTTCTCTTTCTCTTCCCTGCTGCAGAACGAAATAGCAATACCGCTTTTATCGGCACGCCCGGTACGGCCAATACGGTGCACATACGTTTCAGGCATTTCGGGCATGTCGTAGTTGATAACATATGCCAGGCTGTCTACATCAATACCGCGTGACGCAATATCGGTAGCTACCAGCACACGTAAACGACCTGTTTTGAAATTATGTAAAGCGGAGATACGTGACTGCTGCGATTTATCGCCATGTAACGCATCGGCCCTGATGCCTGCCTTGGTAAGCTGTTTGGCAATTTTATCAGCTCCGTGTTTGGTGCGGGTAAACACCAGTGTGCGGGTGATATTGCCCAGGTTTAATAAGTATTCCAGCAATGCGGGCTTATCATTTTTGCTTACCATAAACACCGCCTGTTTTACCTTTTCGGCAGTAGTGGAAACCGGTGTAATTTCTACTCTTTCCGGATCGGTTAATAACGAGTCGGCCAGTTTGGCAATAGTTGGTGGCATGGTAGCTGAGAAAAACAGGGTTTGCCTTTCTTCCGGCAGCTCGCGAATGATTTTTTTAATGTCATTGATAAAACCCATGTCCAGCATACGGTCAGCCTCATCCAGCACAAAGTACTGCAGGTGGGCAATGTGCACGTATCCCTGGTTCATCAGATCCAGCAACCTTCCGGGTGTAGCAATTAATATGTCCGTACCATTACGTAAAGCCAGAGTTTGTGTATGCTGAGATACGCCACCAAAAATTACATCGTGCTTGATGCCGGTGTACCTGGTATACGCAGAAATGCTTTCATCAATCTGTGCAGCCAGCTCACGCGTAGGCGTAAGTATCAGCGCACGAATATGCTTATAGCCTCCCGAGGGTTCGTCTTTCAGCAAATGCTCGATAATAGGTAAGGAAAATGCAGCTGTTTTACCGGTGCCGGTTTGTGCACAACCTAATAAGTCTTTCTTTCTTAATACAATGGGAATGGCTTCTTCTTGTATAGGTGTAGGCTTGGTATAGCCTTCTTCTGTCAGAGCCTTAATAATGGACTCAGACAAATTCAATTCTTGAAATGTCAAAATACTATGTTTTAATACATTAATACTGACCGCTCTAAGAATGTATAACTTTGAAGAAGTCAGTGATTTACGCCCTGATCATGATGACCGGATGAGCTTCTTGCAACGGGAGAAAGAATATCTAGTCGTCTCAATAGAGATTTATGGTGGACAAAGGTACGGCATTAGTTCATAAGTATTTCCTAAACCCCTTAACCGCCATATTTCATTAAATATAGTAGGAAAAGCCGATTAAACACAAATTTTCTTGAGTTTTTGAGCGAAATTACACACAGATTAACCCTTAGATGACTCAAGAACGGAATCAGGATGAACAGAAAAAGCAAATGAAGCATGAAACAGATTGTTATTATTGGTGGTGGTTTTGCAGGCATTAACGTTGCCAAAGAACTGGCCCGAAACAAAGACTTTACGATTACACTGGTTGACAGAAACAACTACAATTTTTTTCCTCCCTTACTGTACCAGGTAGCTACCAGCTTCCTGGAGCCTTCCAATATCAGTTATCCTTTTCGCAAATTGATACGCCGGTTTAAAAACGTAACGTATCGCATGGGCGAATTTCACGAAGTAATACCTGCAGAAAAAAAAGTAATACTGTCTACCGGTACTATTACTTACGATTACCTGGTGTTTGCCACAGGGGCAGAAACCAATTATTTTGGAATGGAGAATGTGAAGCAAAACGCATTACCCATGAAAACGGTAAACGATGCCCTGTTGTTGCGCAACCATTTTTTACAGGTACTGGAACAGGCTACTGTTACCGCAGATGTAGCCGAACGCACCAAATTGTTAACCTTTGTGGTAGCTGGCGGCGGCCCTACGGGTGTAGAGGTATCAGGCATGCTGGCCGAGATGAGGAGAACTATACTACCGAAAGATTATCCCGAAATAAGTGGCCACGGCTTTGAAGGACATATTTACCTGGTTGATGGCGGTGGCAAACTGCTGAAACCCATGAGCGAAAAATCGCAACAGGACACCCTGGATGAATTAACGCGTATGGGTGTGGAAGTGTTA encodes the following:
- a CDS encoding WGR domain-containing protein — its product is MRLVKQTTLYFKEGNSDKVYEITLCDTGGERYVVNFRYGKRGAQLKEGTKTAIPVALAEAEKIYDALVTEKMNKGYSATEGGPVTPKATMAAVKLEETPIDAAASFSHLPASREKAILRRLHSIVTGAPSGQARNWAASRVIWKAGEYRISEGIPYLIQLYNSGNPMQQYCCAWALARSKQPAAIPALQTIYQHGSTLPSKMAGAGLLLLLEGADKQQHLQSYIQALPEAFKPLVSPEQAKQLQALLHERIAQKQTDYKWATLLYLVSTEQQWLKPLVKNLLQSIALKPSWFKQVRSVYKLAELLNDFELLGMLSCRVEREKEMFAHYLTAKQAAKHDVYVADAGEWIVPGKEFKKADSRIAYSSRTRWYLHRRTLRRLDMLGNTGNADYVKLATAILISYNRASDFQLYHSTYDYTWRNGRYERVETRHPSNAQAIYLHQILSGDHPAIELTTSHKWKMSDKVPAPLTPKNTSGNQPGAGSGGILKKLVNLFGNKKPASDATVPPEAVIEQAVVPNPNGTPFLHLWNAMPQAYIQLLMQAQMDEVHQFAIENLDVHPQRDAIKARLDVQACRQLVFSRFAQPAAFGLSVVIEKYSNTIPDAAIIAALLNSVNEAARDKGMEWANAYKSVLLSDAESILDLLLAPDEKVSNWGKTFLQTAIIDEKVKQVVAGKLVAYMASLPEEGTEAKAISQQTLDNCFALLSQELGGVAVAVVADLLQHKAAVTVLFGLRLLQTPQLAAQPDTLPDTFIHELLTHTHIAVREEALRLLDGMSNEGLLQKQELLLLACLSTLPEVRTKAHAIAGRLAAADAAFGNKAAGMLLPYLLRKETSEGMHMALSHVLCNQLSGFLQQVDKTTALNLLYSNYAPAQTLGAVILEKYTDPEQLTILQIVALGSHENLAVREWCWRLYQQHVPRMRYEKESSIKLLESKWDDTRAFAMQYFKEQFRAEDWSAEALIALADSVKPAIEAYGRELITRFFTLEDGETYLLKLSQHPSEKMQLFATNYLERFAADDLNKIQALSFYFRSVLTRVNKSRVAKNRIYRFLQAEGRKNEEAAKLVATLLSDISATAAIGDKAKCIEILLQLTSLYAISSPLLVKETAMRQAI
- a CDS encoding DEAD/DEAH box helicase, whose translation is MTFQELNLSESIIKALTEEGYTKPTPIQEEAIPIVLRKKDLLGCAQTGTGKTAAFSLPIIEHLLKDEPSGGYKHIRALILTPTRELAAQIDESISAYTRYTGIKHDVIFGGVSQHTQTLALRNGTDILIATPGRLLDLMNQGYVHIAHLQYFVLDEADRMLDMGFINDIKKIIRELPEERQTLFFSATMPPTIAKLADSLLTDPERVEITPVSTTAEKVKQAVFMVSKNDKPALLEYLLNLGNITRTLVFTRTKHGADKIAKQLTKAGIRADALHGDKSQQSRISALHNFKTGRLRVLVATDIASRGIDVDSLAYVINYDMPEMPETYVHRIGRTGRADKSGIAISFCSREEKENLRLINKVTNQNIPLVADHPFHLKESAHPPGPRGAGGNRGPRQQQGARSGNSNNNRKRPYSGGGNRRASSGSGSGHQHAGRQQGAASKAVE
- a CDS encoding NAD(P)/FAD-dependent oxidoreductase, with product MKQIVIIGGGFAGINVAKELARNKDFTITLVDRNNYNFFPPLLYQVATSFLEPSNISYPFRKLIRRFKNVTYRMGEFHEVIPAEKKVILSTGTITYDYLVFATGAETNYFGMENVKQNALPMKTVNDALLLRNHFLQVLEQATVTADVAERTKLLTFVVAGGGPTGVEVSGMLAEMRRTILPKDYPEISGHGFEGHIYLVDGGGKLLKPMSEKSQQDTLDELTRMGVEVLLNHRVKDFTNDVVTFTNDKAIPTKTLVWAAGVSASVLPGIPATSYGASRRLITNAFHQVKDLENIYAIGDTAILSGDDKFPDGHPQVAQVAIQQGKNLAKNFEAWGVGKPPHAFSYFDKGTLAIIGRNKAVADFPLSRLHMKGFFAWLIWIFIHLASLINYRNRMRTFYNWAGAYLTRDQSLRMIIRPGKKE